In a genomic window of Streptomyces roseoviridis:
- a CDS encoding TetR/AcrR family transcriptional regulator, giving the protein MDTIAERGLDGLTMAGLGRQVGMSSGHLLYYFRTKDELLLRTLEWSEGRLGAERSALLSGPGTARERLDGYVDVYVPDGPRDPHWTLWLEVWNRSQNADDDARARQAAIEGAWHRDLVAIIAEGVSRGEFRSVDPDRYAHRMRALLDGFSVHVAVGIPGTGRTQVLGHVQEFIAETLIP; this is encoded by the coding sequence ATGGACACCATCGCCGAGCGCGGTCTCGACGGGCTCACCATGGCCGGCCTCGGGCGGCAGGTCGGGATGAGCAGCGGGCACCTCCTCTACTACTTCCGCACCAAGGACGAGTTGCTGCTGCGCACCCTGGAGTGGAGCGAGGGCCGGCTCGGCGCCGAGCGCAGCGCGCTGCTCTCCGGTCCCGGCACCGCGCGGGAGCGACTGGACGGCTACGTCGACGTGTACGTGCCCGACGGGCCGCGCGACCCGCACTGGACGCTGTGGCTGGAGGTCTGGAACCGCTCGCAGAACGCCGACGACGACGCCCGCGCCCGGCAGGCCGCCATCGAGGGCGCCTGGCACCGCGACCTCGTCGCGATCATCGCCGAAGGGGTGTCGCGCGGGGAGTTCCGGTCCGTCGACCCGGACCGGTACGCACACCGGATGCGCGCCCTGCTCGACGGCTTCAGCGTGCACGTCGCCGTCGGCATCCCCGGCACCGGACGGACCCAAGTCCTCGGCCACGTACAGGAGTTCATCGCCGAAACCCTGATCCCGTGA